Proteins from a single region of Lates calcarifer isolate ASB-BC8 linkage group LG19, TLL_Latcal_v3, whole genome shotgun sequence:
- the gphb5 gene encoding glycoprotein hormone beta-5, whose protein sequence is MTLQRKKSQRRPGLVLSWFLLWTSLQPDCLHRASAVNLRRFIGCAVREFTFQAKKPGCGSLHITTDACWGRCETWEKPVLDPPYIESHQRVCTYNETRLVTVKLPNCQPNVNPMYTYPVALRCDCGVCLTSTTECITSV, encoded by the exons ATGACGCTGCAAAGGAAGAAGTCACAACG TAGGCCTGGACTGGTGCTTTCCTGGTTTCTACTCTGGACCTCTCTTCAACCAGACTGCCTCCACAGGGCGTCAGCCGTTAACCTGCGCCGCTTCATTGGCTGTGCAGTCCGGGAGTTCACCTTCCAGGCCAAGAAACCCGGCTGCGGGAGCCTGCACATCACCACTGACGCCTGCTGGGGGCGCTGTGAGACCTGGGAG AAGCCTGTTCTGGACCCTCCCTACATTGAGTCCCACCAGCGGGTTTGTACTTACAATGAGACCCGCCTGGTCACTGTAAAACTGCCCAACTGCCAGCCAAACGTCAACCCAATGTACACCTACCCTGTGGCCTTGAGATGTGACTGTGGAGTCTGCCTGACCAGCACCACTGAATGTATAACATCTGTTTGA